A genomic region of Papaver somniferum cultivar HN1 chromosome 7, ASM357369v1, whole genome shotgun sequence contains the following coding sequences:
- the LOC113295922 gene encoding uncharacterized protein LOC113295922, with protein sequence MLPNLRNERIHLRFQDFKSVSNYNSALYEITAQLQLCGDMVTEESKLEKTFTEQNNELLVKNHESCPCGSALVPEVNETSYCRHGRDSSKRGSRGKKNKRGGRKNKNTSGDPYKKEHDTDAKQNEKKKAAKTEMNLAEASVSTKSPKLDVASYLVDLEDTKYETDFDQFANGLFSVN encoded by the exons ATGTTACCAAACCTTAGAAATGAACGGATTCATCTGAGATTCCAGGACTTTAAATCTGTTTCAAACTACAATTCTGCATTGTACGAAATTACTGCACAATTACAGTTATGCGGTGACATGGTCACAGAAGAGTCTAAACTGGAGAAAACTTTCA CGGAACAAAATAATGAACTGCTGGTGAAAAATCATGAATCTTGTCCTTGTGGTTCTGCTCTTGTGCCAGAAGTAAATGAAACATCTTACTGTAGACATGGACGCGACTCTAGTAAACGTGGTTCTCGTGGAAAAAAGAATAAACGTGGAGGTCGAAAGAACAAAAATACCAGTGGTGATCCGTATAAAAAGGAACATGATACGGATGCGAAACAA aatgaaaagaagaagGCAGCAAAAACAGAGATGAATCTAGCTGAAGCTAGTGTTTCCACCAAATCTCCAAAGCTAGATGTTGCTAGCTATTTGGTTGATCTGGAAGACACTAAGTACGAAACTGATTTCGATCAGTTTGCTAATGGTTTATTTAGTGTAAATTAA